From the genome of Triticum aestivum cultivar Chinese Spring chromosome 3B, IWGSC CS RefSeq v2.1, whole genome shotgun sequence, one region includes:
- the LOC123066821 gene encoding serpin-Z2A-like — protein sequence MGDQEEARPTKKARGSSPPPAMGSGSLTAFALRLAKKLVEGDDTSDSNIAFSPLSLYTTLGLVAAGARGRTLDELLALLGAASADEVARFVRGLATEPCGSGGPIITYAYGVFHQKHMELTPDFLHTAAESYSAEIRAVDFAKDEVREETRKEINLWAAAATNNLISEIPREGSLTNLSRFVLTNAIYFKGAWETRFPKKLTKDREFHSLDGADPVEVSFMTLPGECQLFVSYNKGFKVLKLPYKAGDDAMSRYSMCVFLPNKDDGLHAMVRTLEEVGGSLLDHVPKHRSSVREILLPKFKLSFFCGLSKVLRGLGVREALCEEADLSGIMEKSVCDVRLDEVFHKAVVEVNEEGTVAAACTAAVGRKKQCARRLLEFIADHPFAFYIVEEVSGAVVFAGHVLDPSSSQ from the exons ATGGGAGACCAGGAGGAAGCGAGGCCAACCAAGAAGGCACGCGGGtcctcgccgccgcccgccatggGCTCCGGTAGCCTGACGGCGTTCGCGCTCCGCCTGGCTAAGAAGCTCGTTGAGGGTGACGACACCAGTGACAGCAACATCGCCTTCTCGCCGCTGTCCCTCTACACCACGCTCGGCCTGGTGGCCGCCGGAGCCCGTGGCAGAACCCTGGATGAGCTCCTAGCCCTTCTCGGCGCCGCATCGGCTGACGAGGTCGCCAGATTCGTACGCGGCCTCGCCACTGAACCGTGCGGCTCCGGTGGGCCGATCATCACCTACGCCTATGGTGTGTTTCACCAGAAACACATGGAGCTCACGCCGGACTTTCTCCACACCGCCGCCGAGTCCTACAGCGCTGAAATACGCGCCGTCGACTTCGCTAAG GATGAGGTCAGGGAGGAGACCAGGAAGGAGATCAAcctgtgggcggcggcggcgacgaacaATCTCATCTCGGAGATCCCGCGGGAGGGTTCATTGACCAACCTCTCGAGGTTCGTGCTCACCAACGCCATCTACTTCAAGGGTGCGTGGGAGACCCGCTTTCCCAAGAAGCTCACCAAAGACCGCGAATTCCACAGCCTTGACGGCGCTGACCCTGTTGAAGTCTCCTTCATGACCCTGCCAGGAGAATGCCAGCTCTTCGTCTCATACAACAAAGGCTTCAAGGTGCTCAAGCTCCCGTACAAGGCTGGTGACGATGCCATGTCACGGTACTCCATGTGCGTCTTCCTCCCGAACAAGGACGACGGGTTGCATGCCATGGTCCGCACTCTGGAGGAGGTGGGCGGCTCCCTGCTCGACCACGTGCCGAAGCACCGCAGCAGCGTGAGGGAGATTCTGCTGCCCAAGTTCAAGCTGTCATTCTTCTGCGGTCTCTCCAAAGTCCTTCGAGGCCTAGGAGTCCGGGAGGCATTATGCGAGGAGGCCGACCTGTCCGGTATCATGGAGAAGAGCGTCTGCGACGTGCGCTTGGACGAGGTGTTCCACAAGGCCGTCGTCGAAGTGAACGAGGAAGGCACCGTGGCAGCTGCCTGCACTGCCGCCGTTGGCCGCAAGAAGCAATGTGCAAGGAGATTGTTGGAGTTCATCGCCGACCACCCGTTCGCGTTTTATATCGTGGAGGAGGTGTCAGGGGCTGTGGTCTTTGCCGGTCATGTACTCGACCCTTCTAGCTCACAGTAA